From one Pedobacter faecalis genomic stretch:
- the proB gene encoding glutamate 5-kinase: MSKSILVLKLGSASITTPQGEIDESVIADITRQVAILNEKHHIILVSSGAVAAGKRYLTNYRGRITERKAAAAIGNPLLLNMYAKYFQPYGISIAQSLCERQHFSKRAQFLQLKQTYEELWKSGIIPIANENDVVSNLELRFSDNDELATLLGVGFGASLILLGTSVPGVLDSGGAVVSQIDSINDETFSLANKKTSDVGLGGMTSKLTFAHLASTMGIGVVIFGARTPDGVLKAVEHQTGTYCKPRSASISARNKWLASGSLVTGRLMIDSGACEAIRKRKSLLAVGLKSVIAHFSDGEIFEIVDEQEQIVAVARARMSSERFTSELKKHNLEIANASDIVIL; encoded by the coding sequence ATGAGCAAGTCTATACTTGTTTTGAAGCTGGGTTCAGCTTCTATCACAACGCCTCAGGGAGAGATCGACGAAAGCGTTATTGCCGATATTACCAGACAGGTGGCTATCTTGAATGAAAAACACCACATTATCCTGGTGTCTTCAGGTGCTGTTGCGGCAGGTAAGCGTTATCTGACCAACTATCGCGGACGCATTACGGAGCGGAAAGCAGCTGCGGCTATTGGTAATCCGCTGTTGTTGAATATGTACGCTAAGTATTTCCAGCCCTATGGCATCTCCATTGCTCAAAGTTTGTGCGAACGGCAGCATTTTTCGAAAAGAGCGCAATTTCTTCAATTAAAACAAACTTACGAAGAGCTTTGGAAGAGCGGTATTATACCTATTGCTAATGAAAATGATGTTGTCAGTAACCTGGAACTTAGATTTTCTGATAATGATGAACTTGCCACCTTACTAGGTGTGGGTTTCGGCGCTTCTTTAATTCTTCTTGGCACATCTGTTCCTGGAGTACTGGATAGCGGGGGAGCGGTTGTAAGCCAGATTGACTCTATTAATGATGAAACATTCTCTCTTGCCAATAAAAAGACTTCAGACGTAGGATTAGGGGGTATGACTTCGAAACTCACCTTTGCTCATCTTGCATCGACGATGGGTATTGGTGTCGTAATATTTGGGGCCCGTACGCCGGATGGTGTATTGAAGGCTGTGGAACATCAAACAGGTACATATTGCAAGCCACGGAGCGCCTCGATCTCGGCCCGGAACAAATGGCTGGCGAGCGGAAGCCTGGTAACCGGTAGGCTGATGATAGATAGTGGTGCCTGCGAGGCTATCAGGAAGCGTAAAAGTTTGTTGGCAGTTGGCCTGAAATCAGTTATAGCGCATTTCTCTGACGGGGAAATATTTGAAATCGTAGATGAACAGGAGCAAATCGTTGCCGTTGCCCGGGCAAGAATGTCTTCTGAACGATTTACTTCTGAACTTAAGAAACATAACCTGGAAATCGCTAATGCCAGCGACATTGTGATATTATAA
- a CDS encoding malate:quinone oxidoreductase, which translates to MHKISEMTGKTSNQEQTVDVILIGAGIMSATLGVLLKELQPDQTIEIFERLDVAAAESSDAWNNAGTGHSAFCELNYTPQRADGTVETKKAVSIAESYEVSKQFWTFLVKHGLVGSPADFIKPIPHISFVWGEKNVEFLRERYNKLQECRLFEGMVYSEDPKQLAEWMPIVMEERDSSQKVAATCMDLGTDVNFGSLTRMMFGHLQKQENVNMYFAHEVRKLKQKDGLWHVKVKDETSGNKRTLKAKFVFIGAGGGSLPLLEKSGIPEGNGFGGFPVSGQWLKCTNPEVIEQHNAKVYGKASVGAPPMSVPHLDTRMIDGKKALLFGPYAGFSTRFLKHGSLLDLPLSIKINNIRPMIAAGLDNLQLTKYLIDQVRQSPEDRLEALKEYLPTARMEDWQLETAGQRVQVIKKDEKHGGILEFGTEVVTAADGSIAALLGASPGASTAVSIMLTLMERCFPERVNSPEWQRKLQDMIPSYGQKLSDNPELLDSVRNETSAALGLQPKSVAG; encoded by the coding sequence TTGCACAAAATTTCGGAAATGACAGGTAAGACTAGTAATCAGGAGCAAACGGTTGATGTGATATTGATTGGCGCTGGGATCATGAGCGCTACTTTGGGTGTATTGTTGAAAGAATTGCAGCCTGATCAGACTATTGAGATTTTTGAAAGGTTAGATGTAGCTGCTGCAGAGAGTTCAGACGCCTGGAACAACGCCGGTACAGGGCACTCTGCGTTTTGCGAATTGAATTATACACCGCAACGTGCGGATGGTACCGTTGAAACAAAGAAGGCTGTTTCTATTGCCGAGTCTTACGAGGTATCAAAGCAATTCTGGACCTTCCTGGTGAAGCACGGACTTGTGGGATCGCCGGCAGATTTTATAAAGCCCATTCCGCATATCAGCTTTGTGTGGGGGGAGAAAAATGTTGAATTTTTGCGTGAACGTTATAATAAGCTTCAGGAATGCAGGCTTTTTGAGGGAATGGTTTACTCTGAAGATCCGAAACAATTGGCTGAATGGATGCCTATTGTAATGGAAGAAAGGGACAGTAGCCAGAAAGTTGCGGCAACTTGTATGGATCTTGGGACTGACGTCAATTTTGGATCTCTAACAAGAATGATGTTTGGTCACCTGCAAAAGCAGGAGAATGTAAACATGTATTTCGCTCATGAGGTCCGCAAGTTGAAACAAAAGGATGGACTGTGGCACGTTAAAGTTAAGGATGAGACGAGCGGCAATAAACGTACATTAAAAGCTAAATTTGTGTTCATAGGCGCCGGAGGCGGATCTTTGCCATTGCTTGAGAAATCAGGGATTCCTGAGGGTAATGGTTTTGGCGGTTTCCCGGTGAGCGGGCAGTGGTTGAAGTGCACCAATCCGGAGGTGATTGAGCAGCACAATGCCAAGGTGTACGGCAAAGCTTCTGTAGGCGCGCCGCCTATGTCGGTACCGCACCTCGATACCAGGATGATCGACGGGAAAAAAGCGCTTCTGTTTGGCCCATATGCCGGGTTCTCTACGCGCTTCTTGAAGCACGGCTCGTTATTAGATCTGCCTTTGTCGATTAAGATCAACAATATACGTCCGATGATCGCTGCTGGCTTAGATAACCTGCAGCTGACCAAATACCTGATTGACCAGGTGAGGCAATCGCCAGAGGACAGGCTAGAAGCCTTAAAGGAATACTTACCAACGGCAAGGATGGAAGATTGGCAGCTTGAGACTGCCGGGCAACGTGTGCAGGTGATCAAGAAAGATGAGAAACATGGGGGTATACTAGAGTTCGGTACGGAAGTGGTGACAGCTGCCGACGGATCGATCGCGGCATTGCTTGGTGCTTCCCCGGGGGCGTCAACAGCGGTATCTATCATGCTGACTTTAATGGAGCGTTGCTTCCCTGAACGCGTCAATTCGCCAGAATGGCAACGTAAACTGCAGGATATGATTCCGTCGTACGGACAAAAACTGAGCGACAATCCTGAACTTCTGGACTCAGTCCGTAATGAAACATCCGCTGCTTTAGGACTACAGCCAAAGTCGGTGGCAGGATAG
- a CDS encoding OsmC family protein — MKRNATAVWNGTIKEGSGHLTTGSKVLDQTQYSFNSRFAEGIGTNPEELMAAAHAGCFTMKLSLDLTEAGFNPASLETTGTVTIDNGVITSSNLVLKASIPGIEEDRFQEIAKGAKENCPVSKAYSVDISLDATLV, encoded by the coding sequence ATGAAACGTAATGCAACAGCCGTTTGGAATGGCACAATTAAAGAAGGTTCTGGTCATTTAACAACTGGTAGTAAAGTACTTGATCAGACCCAGTATTCTTTCAATAGCAGGTTTGCAGAAGGTATAGGTACCAACCCGGAAGAGCTTATGGCAGCAGCACATGCGGGTTGCTTCACCATGAAACTGAGCCTGGATTTAACTGAGGCTGGCTTCAATCCAGCGTCGTTGGAGACTACAGGCACCGTTACTATCGACAACGGGGTGATCACAAGTTCTAATCTTGTCCTCAAAGCAAGTATCCCCGGTATAGAGGAAGACAGGTTTCAGGAGATTGCCAAGGGTGCTAAAGAGAATTGCCCGGTGAGTAAGGCCTACAGCGTTGATATTTCACTGGATGCCACGCTGGTCTAG
- a CDS encoding phospho-sugar mutase yields MQLETGIQRTVNEWLNGNYDDATKQEIKDLLDQQAYTELTDSFYRNLEFGTGGLRGIMGAGSNRINRYTIGTATQGLSNYLLKKYPAEKIKVAIAHDSRNNSDVFAKVTADVFSANGIHVYFFSALRPTPELSFAIRELGCKSGVMLTASHNPKEYNGYKAYGADGGQFTSPDDKMVMEEVAAITSIDEVNFNRIDANVEFIGEDIDQLYLNKIKALSVSPEAISRQKDLKIVFSPIHGTGITLVPQALKQFGFENVSLVEEQSTPDGNFPTVIYPNPEEKEALTLALEKAKEIDADLVLATDPDADRVGIAVKNSNGDFELLNGNQTGSLLINYLLSAWEEKGKLTGEEYIVKTIVTSNLIDTIAAAKNVTCYNTLTGFKWIGKMMTELEGKKTFIGGGEESYGYLIGELVRDKDAVISCAFIAEMTAFYKDRGSSLYDALLDMYVKYGFYKEELVSITKKGKSGAEEIKAMMEKFRTNPPAKLGGSDVITLKDYELGIETDIKSGSKSQLALPKSDVLQFVTEDGSIISARPSGTEPKIKFYCSVNAPLASGDAFAAVNTELSSKIKNIISDLEV; encoded by the coding sequence ATGCAGCTAGAAACAGGAATCCAACGTACGGTAAACGAGTGGTTAAATGGTAATTATGACGATGCTACCAAGCAGGAAATCAAGGATTTATTGGATCAGCAGGCTTATACTGAGCTTACTGACTCATTTTACAGGAACCTTGAGTTTGGCACCGGTGGATTAAGGGGCATTATGGGAGCCGGCTCTAACCGCATAAACCGTTATACCATTGGGACTGCTACGCAAGGATTGAGCAACTATCTTTTAAAGAAATACCCTGCGGAAAAAATTAAAGTAGCCATAGCGCACGATAGCCGAAATAACTCAGATGTATTCGCAAAGGTAACAGCTGATGTGTTTTCTGCCAATGGCATACACGTATACTTCTTCAGCGCCCTGAGGCCAACACCTGAATTGTCTTTTGCCATTCGGGAATTAGGCTGTAAAAGTGGCGTAATGCTTACAGCGTCTCATAACCCAAAAGAATATAACGGTTACAAGGCGTATGGCGCCGACGGCGGACAATTTACTTCCCCGGACGATAAAATGGTGATGGAAGAGGTTGCGGCGATAACAAGCATAGATGAGGTGAATTTTAACCGCATCGACGCGAATGTTGAGTTTATCGGTGAAGATATCGACCAGCTTTATCTGAATAAAATCAAAGCACTGTCGGTTTCACCCGAAGCGATCTCGCGGCAGAAAGATCTTAAGATTGTTTTCTCTCCGATCCACGGGACCGGTATTACGCTTGTCCCCCAGGCATTGAAGCAATTTGGCTTTGAAAACGTGTCCCTGGTTGAAGAACAAAGTACACCAGATGGAAACTTTCCCACAGTAATATATCCCAACCCGGAAGAAAAAGAAGCGCTTACACTTGCACTGGAGAAAGCTAAAGAAATCGACGCCGACCTCGTACTGGCTACAGATCCGGACGCTGACCGCGTGGGTATCGCAGTAAAGAACAGCAATGGAGATTTTGAGCTGTTGAACGGCAACCAGACTGGAAGCCTGCTCATCAATTACCTATTGAGCGCCTGGGAAGAAAAAGGCAAACTCACCGGGGAAGAATATATTGTGAAAACGATTGTGACATCTAACCTGATTGATACCATAGCAGCTGCGAAGAACGTTACCTGTTACAATACACTTACCGGCTTTAAATGGATCGGCAAGATGATGACCGAACTTGAAGGCAAGAAGACCTTTATAGGCGGGGGCGAGGAAAGTTATGGCTACCTTATCGGCGAGCTTGTGCGCGACAAGGATGCAGTTATTTCTTGTGCATTCATAGCTGAAATGACTGCGTTTTATAAAGATAGGGGCAGCAGTTTGTATGACGCGCTACTTGACATGTACGTGAAGTACGGCTTTTATAAAGAGGAGCTTGTGTCGATAACCAAAAAGGGTAAGTCGGGCGCTGAAGAAATAAAAGCCATGATGGAAAAATTCAGAACAAATCCGCCTGCGAAATTGGGAGGCTCAGACGTTATCACGCTTAAAGACTACGAATTGGGAATCGAAACCGACATAAAATCAGGTAGTAAGTCTCAGTTAGCTTTACCTAAGTCGGACGTGCTTCAGTTTGTGACCGAAGACGGGAGCATCATTTCGGCAAGACCATCAGGCACAGAGCCTAAAATTAAATTCTACTGCAGTGTTAACGCGCCGTTGGCCAGCGGGGATGCTTTTGCAGCAGTCAATACTGAACTCAGTTCAAAAATCAAAAATATTATTAGTGATTTAGAGGTTTAA
- a CDS encoding glutamate-5-semialdehyde dehydrogenase → MKVIQEQLDRALRAKPAIAGMTDAGRQAIIRQLAQMLSANSGEIISENLKDLARMSGADPKFDRLKLNESRIAALHDSLLKIAALPDPTGCLISEQTLDNGLLVQKKTVALGVVGVIYESRPNVTVDVAALCLRSGNACLLRGGQDAQFTNAFIIRLIQDVLSKAGVNRDVVQQLPADRKYILDILKAKHYIDVIIPRGSAQLINYVRENSLVPVIETGAGVCHTYIERTADMHKAVNIVVNAKSSRPSVCNALDTILVDEFVAAEFIKALALAFLPYKIEVFADPLGYELLHEAGYPYRKRAGAEDYGREFLDFKCSLKVVSGLIEALAHIAMHSSKHSEAIVTEDNEAADRFLNEVDAAAVYLNASTRFTDGEVFGLGAEIGISTQKLHARGPFALEKLVTEKWIIKGEGQIR, encoded by the coding sequence ATGAAAGTGATACAAGAACAACTGGATCGGGCACTGCGTGCAAAACCAGCAATAGCCGGCATGACAGATGCTGGCAGACAGGCTATTATAAGGCAATTGGCTCAAATGCTGAGCGCTAATAGCGGTGAGATCATCTCAGAAAACCTGAAGGACCTCGCGCGGATGAGTGGGGCGGATCCTAAATTCGATCGATTAAAGCTCAATGAAAGTCGTATTGCCGCGCTGCATGACAGTTTGTTGAAAATAGCGGCCTTGCCCGATCCCACTGGTTGCCTCATTTCGGAGCAGACACTGGATAATGGCCTCTTGGTTCAAAAGAAAACTGTAGCCCTGGGTGTTGTTGGTGTTATTTATGAATCGCGGCCTAATGTTACCGTTGATGTTGCCGCGTTATGTTTGCGTTCTGGAAATGCGTGCTTGCTTCGTGGTGGGCAGGATGCACAGTTCACAAATGCCTTTATCATTAGGCTTATACAAGACGTTCTCAGCAAGGCCGGCGTGAACAGGGATGTAGTGCAGCAGTTGCCTGCCGACCGAAAGTACATCCTTGACATCCTTAAGGCCAAACACTATATCGATGTGATTATTCCGCGTGGTTCTGCGCAGTTGATTAACTACGTCCGGGAAAATTCGCTGGTTCCCGTTATCGAAACCGGAGCAGGAGTATGCCATACCTATATAGAGCGAACGGCAGATATGCATAAGGCCGTAAACATTGTCGTGAATGCGAAGAGTTCGCGTCCGTCAGTTTGTAATGCATTGGATACAATATTGGTCGATGAATTCGTAGCTGCTGAATTTATCAAGGCTTTAGCCTTAGCTTTTTTACCATATAAAATCGAGGTTTTTGCCGACCCTTTAGGTTATGAATTGCTACATGAAGCCGGATATCCTTATCGTAAACGTGCAGGCGCGGAAGATTACGGGAGGGAGTTTTTGGATTTCAAGTGTTCCTTGAAAGTCGTGTCCGGATTAATTGAAGCGCTAGCACATATTGCGATGCATTCCTCGAAGCATTCTGAAGCGATTGTGACAGAAGATAACGAAGCGGCAGATCGTTTCCTGAATGAAGTAGATGCAGCAGCAGTTTATTTAAACGCATCAACACGATTTACAGATGGGGAAGTGTTTGGCCTGGGTGCGGAAATAGGGATTTCGACGCAGAAGCTTCACGCCCGCGGGCCGTTCGCATTAGAAAAATTAGTAACTGAAAAATGGATTATAAAAGGAGAGGGACAAATTAGATGA
- a CDS encoding aspartate kinase, whose protein sequence is MKVLKFGGTSVGSPERMRRLLDIINPAEEQIVVLSAVSGTTNSLVEISAKLLAEEKQKAFDLIGALKEKYNEFVADLLPEGQYRQQGQELIDYHFGFLTNLASDLFTPLEEKVVLAQGELLSTTLYHIYLKSIGIASVLLPALDFMKIDEDNEPDIPYATTHLKPLLDQHADNKLFITQGFICRNSFGEVDNLRRGGSDYTASLIGAAILAEEVQIWTDIDGMHNNDPRIVKGTKPIAHLTFDEAAELAYFGAKILHPQSVFPAQKYQIPVRLLNTMEPGAPGTMISTQSEKGKIKSIAAKDGITAIKIHSSRMLLAYGFLRKVFEIFERYKTPIDMITTSEVAISLTVDMTDNLEAIKEELLAFGTVEVDRDQSIVCVVGDFSAEKHGYAARVLDAIKHIPLRMISYGGSDYNISLLINTEDKAEALKSLHNRLFD, encoded by the coding sequence ATGAAAGTATTAAAGTTTGGAGGAACGTCAGTAGGAAGCCCTGAGCGAATGAGAAGATTGCTGGATATCATTAATCCGGCTGAAGAGCAGATCGTAGTTCTTTCAGCAGTTTCCGGCACCACAAATAGTTTAGTCGAGATTTCAGCCAAACTTTTAGCAGAAGAGAAACAGAAAGCCTTTGATCTCATTGGAGCATTGAAGGAGAAATATAACGAGTTTGTGGCCGACCTCTTGCCTGAGGGGCAATACCGGCAACAAGGTCAGGAGCTGATCGACTATCATTTCGGCTTTTTGACAAACCTGGCGAGTGATCTTTTCACACCGTTGGAGGAAAAGGTTGTTCTGGCGCAGGGCGAGCTTTTATCTACCACTTTATATCACATTTATCTGAAGTCTATCGGCATTGCTTCGGTACTTTTGCCTGCGCTGGACTTCATGAAAATTGATGAAGACAATGAACCTGATATTCCTTATGCAACGACTCACCTTAAGCCTTTGCTGGATCAACATGCAGATAACAAGCTGTTTATCACTCAAGGGTTTATATGTCGGAACAGTTTTGGCGAAGTAGACAACCTCAGACGTGGCGGGAGTGATTACACGGCATCGCTCATAGGTGCGGCTATATTGGCTGAAGAAGTGCAGATATGGACCGATATTGACGGTATGCACAATAATGATCCGCGTATTGTAAAAGGGACTAAACCCATTGCCCATTTAACATTTGATGAAGCTGCTGAATTAGCATATTTTGGCGCGAAGATTTTGCATCCGCAGTCGGTATTTCCTGCACAAAAATATCAGATTCCTGTGCGTTTGCTTAACACTATGGAACCGGGTGCCCCCGGCACGATGATTTCCACTCAAAGCGAAAAAGGGAAAATTAAATCCATAGCTGCGAAGGACGGAATTACTGCAATTAAGATCCATTCAAGCAGAATGTTACTGGCTTACGGATTTTTAAGAAAGGTTTTTGAAATATTTGAGCGTTACAAAACACCGATTGATATGATTACCACGTCTGAGGTAGCCATATCATTGACAGTTGATATGACGGACAACCTGGAAGCAATTAAAGAAGAGCTGCTTGCATTCGGAACAGTAGAGGTTGACCGCGACCAGTCAATCGTTTGCGTAGTTGGAGATTTCAGTGCCGAAAAGCACGGATATGCGGCGCGTGTATTGGATGCTATCAAGCACATACCGCTGCGAATGATATCTTACGGCGGAAGTGATTACAATATTTCATTGCTAATTAATACTGAGGATAAGGCGGAAGCGCTGAAAAGTCTGCATAACCGGCTTTTTGACTAA
- a CDS encoding AsmA family protein, with amino-acid sequence MPKWSKIAIRIFGVLVLVVLVMYMAIAAYVYFNREQLLVSITKKLNENLNGRMTVESMDPTFLSGFPSVSFKLKNVLLKDRYWEKHRHTLLKAEDFEIAVNALALVTGTIDINKISIHKAAIYLYTDSTGYSNSSIFGRGGSGTDKSDRGAGDLEIGRLNLSDVDFVLDNQKGYKKFHFNVDRLNAAVDYNWSDWTADIRLKTMARSLAFNTRKGSFIKDKILEGPFKISYTAKTGMLEVWPNELKIGNRPFLISGRFDTSVPDTRFGINIEVNDIRWREAAALLASNISAKLNMFNLDKPIDVYCNIAGDMGPGGDPTINVKAIVKDNVLSSPGGVVKGCDFTGTFTNKNLASQPQGDENSAIKLYKFRGTYEEIPFSIDTASIVNLDDPVATGVFKSRFAIIKLNNVIGDNMLKFGEGTADVTLAYKAGIVDFQLNKPYLKGKVSITNGDVTYVPRKVRFKNTAISLDFTDNDLFIRNIKLQSGKSKVFMEGSIKNFLNLYYNAPEKIVLNWQVKSPEIHLGEFAGFLGTRKPKAKRRTPQSNFSDNLNEAFERSNVDMNVSVDKLYYNKFLASNVKAMLLVSESGIQLRNVRLSHAGGSLTLNGAVTQQRGVNRFGIRTVLNNVDVKRLFYAFDNFGLTSLTAANLQGFMNAQAKVGGLVNDEGKLVRNSMNGNVSFLLRKGVLKDFEPVKNVGKFAFPFRDMDNITFSDLKGRFDIRGEKIMIKPMQISSSVLNMDVSGVYSMNEGTNIAVDVPLRNPKKDEDLTDEKEIKARRMKGIVLHLLATDGEDGKIKIKLNKNRDKSKTI; translated from the coding sequence ATGCCAAAGTGGTCTAAAATTGCCATTAGAATATTCGGTGTGCTTGTCTTGGTTGTGCTTGTTATGTATATGGCCATTGCGGCCTATGTTTACTTTAATAGGGAACAACTTCTCGTAAGTATAACAAAGAAATTAAATGAAAATCTGAACGGCAGGATGACCGTGGAAAGCATGGATCCAACCTTCCTGTCGGGATTTCCCTCTGTTTCCTTCAAACTAAAAAATGTGCTCCTTAAGGATCGGTATTGGGAAAAGCATCGACATACTCTGCTAAAAGCGGAAGATTTCGAAATCGCGGTAAACGCTTTAGCACTCGTAACGGGCACCATTGACATTAATAAGATCAGTATTCATAAGGCGGCCATCTATCTGTATACGGATAGTACGGGTTACAGCAACAGTTCAATATTCGGACGGGGTGGCAGCGGTACAGACAAGTCTGATCGTGGGGCGGGAGATCTTGAGATCGGCAGGTTAAATCTAAGTGACGTCGACTTTGTACTCGACAATCAGAAAGGTTATAAAAAGTTTCACTTTAACGTAGACAGGCTAAATGCGGCGGTCGACTACAACTGGTCGGACTGGACAGCAGATATTCGTTTGAAGACGATGGCCAGGAGCTTGGCTTTCAACACAAGAAAAGGAAGCTTTATTAAAGACAAGATACTGGAAGGGCCGTTCAAAATCAGTTATACCGCTAAGACAGGCATGCTGGAAGTTTGGCCTAATGAACTCAAGATCGGAAATCGCCCTTTTCTCATAAGTGGCCGTTTTGATACATCAGTGCCCGATACGCGGTTTGGAATTAATATTGAAGTCAACGATATACGCTGGCGCGAAGCCGCGGCTTTACTGGCCTCCAATATATCTGCTAAATTAAATATGTTTAACCTGGATAAGCCTATAGATGTATATTGCAATATAGCTGGGGATATGGGCCCGGGCGGTGATCCCACTATTAACGTAAAGGCGATCGTAAAAGATAACGTTTTAAGCAGTCCGGGTGGCGTGGTAAAGGGATGTGATTTTACCGGAACTTTCACGAATAAAAATCTCGCCTCTCAGCCGCAGGGGGACGAAAACTCGGCTATTAAACTCTATAAGTTCAGGGGCACTTATGAGGAGATTCCTTTTTCAATCGATACCGCGTCGATCGTGAACCTTGACGATCCGGTGGCTACAGGTGTGTTTAAGTCACGCTTCGCAATAATTAAGCTCAACAATGTGATAGGCGATAACATGCTTAAGTTTGGTGAAGGCACGGCGGATGTGACACTCGCATACAAAGCGGGTATTGTTGATTTTCAGCTCAACAAACCTTACTTGAAAGGGAAAGTTTCGATAACAAACGGTGATGTAACGTACGTTCCGAGGAAAGTGCGTTTTAAGAACACAGCAATCTCGCTTGATTTCACGGATAACGATCTATTCATCAGAAACATAAAACTGCAAAGCGGGAAAAGCAAGGTGTTTATGGAAGGTTCTATCAAAAACTTTTTGAACCTTTACTACAACGCTCCTGAAAAAATTGTCCTTAACTGGCAGGTAAAAAGTCCGGAGATACATCTGGGAGAGTTCGCGGGCTTTCTTGGAACCCGAAAGCCTAAAGCTAAAAGGCGAACACCGCAGTCAAATTTTTCGGACAACCTTAATGAGGCGTTTGAACGTAGTAACGTAGATATGAATGTAAGCGTCGACAAGCTTTACTATAATAAATTTCTGGCCAGCAATGTAAAAGCCATGCTGTTAGTTTCAGAATCTGGCATTCAACTCAGGAATGTCAGGCTCAGCCATGCCGGCGGGTCTTTAACTTTGAACGGTGCGGTGACACAGCAACGGGGAGTCAACCGTTTTGGCATCCGCACAGTATTGAATAATGTGGACGTGAAGCGACTTTTCTATGCGTTTGATAATTTTGGGCTAACGTCATTAACTGCAGCAAATCTCCAGGGTTTCATGAACGCGCAGGCTAAAGTAGGGGGGCTTGTGAACGACGAGGGCAAACTGGTCAGAAACTCGATGAATGGTAATGTATCGTTTCTTTTAAGAAAAGGTGTACTGAAAGATTTTGAACCGGTAAAGAACGTGGGCAAATTTGCCTTTCCGTTCCGGGATATGGATAATATTACATTCAGTGACCTGAAGGGGCGGTTCGACATACGTGGAGAGAAGATTATGATAAAACCTATGCAGATCAGTTCAAGTGTGTTGAATATGGACGTTTCGGGAGTTTATTCTATGAATGAGGGTACCAATATCGCGGTGGACGTGCCGCTCCGTAATCCAAAAAAGGATGAGGATCTCACAGATGAAAAGGAAATTAAAGCGCGGAGGATGAAAGGAATAGTGTTACATTTACTGGCAACTGATGGCGAGGATGGTAAAATAAAGATTAAACTGAATAAAAATCGCGACAAATCAAAAACTATATAA
- a CDS encoding LacI family DNA-binding transcriptional regulator has protein sequence MKPTSIKDIATRAKVSITTVSFILNGKGEKMRISRPVIDNVRSIIREMEFVPNQVARSLRTGNTKTIGLIVEDISNPFFASIARKIEDKAYKLGYKISYSSTENDVRKAKELIDMFKARKVDAYIIAPVPGMEAEIKQLVGEGIPVVIFDRNLHDLDVNFVGVDNFNGAYLATQHLINQGKKHIGFVTVDLDVDQMNNRFLGYKQALADAGIPFNDEIYRAVAFGSSDLAISAQLIELFSEQPEIDSVLFSTNYLAIKGLGALKDLDRSLGPDLDIVSYDDHDVFRLHTPPISVIDQPIEDMAEKIIDILLQELTRNKTEKQIEQRSMVKIVLQPRLIER, from the coding sequence ATGAAACCTACATCAATAAAAGACATAGCGACCCGCGCTAAAGTTTCTATCACGACAGTTTCTTTCATTCTTAACGGGAAGGGCGAGAAAATGCGGATCAGCAGACCTGTCATCGACAATGTCCGGTCGATAATAAGAGAGATGGAATTCGTTCCGAACCAGGTAGCCAGAAGCCTGCGGACCGGAAATACCAAGACCATAGGCTTGATTGTGGAAGACATTTCTAACCCCTTTTTTGCCAGCATTGCGAGGAAGATTGAAGACAAAGCATATAAGCTTGGCTATAAAATCAGTTACTCAAGTACAGAAAACGATGTTCGCAAGGCCAAGGAACTGATCGACATGTTTAAGGCACGTAAGGTCGACGCTTATATTATAGCTCCGGTGCCGGGAATGGAGGCTGAAATAAAGCAGCTGGTGGGTGAGGGAATCCCTGTAGTCATATTTGACAGGAACCTGCATGACCTGGATGTCAATTTTGTTGGTGTAGATAATTTTAACGGAGCATATCTGGCTACTCAGCATTTAATAAACCAAGGTAAGAAGCATATCGGGTTTGTTACGGTTGACCTTGACGTTGATCAGATGAATAACCGCTTTCTGGGTTATAAACAGGCTCTGGCTGATGCTGGAATACCATTTAACGACGAGATTTACAGGGCAGTCGCGTTTGGTAGCAGTGATCTGGCTATCTCCGCTCAATTGATTGAGCTTTTCAGTGAACAACCTGAAATTGACTCGGTTTTATTTTCGACCAACTATTTGGCAATAAAGGGCTTGGGTGCATTAAAAGATTTGGATAGATCGCTTGGTCCCGACCTTGATATTGTATCTTATGACGACCATGACGTCTTTCGCTTGCATACACCGCCGATTAGCGTTATAGATCAGCCCATAGAAGATATGGCTGAAAAGATCATTGATATTTTATTACAGGAGTTGACCCGTAATAAAACGGAAAAACAAATAGAGCAGCGAAGTATGGTAAAAATTGTTCTGCAACCTCGACTTATTGAAAGGTGA